From Pan paniscus chromosome 9, NHGRI_mPanPan1-v2.0_pri, whole genome shotgun sequence, the proteins below share one genomic window:
- the IRF7 gene encoding interferon regulatory factor 7 isoform X3, which yields MALAPERAAPRVLFGEWLLGEISSGCYEGLQWLDEARTCFRVPWKHFARKDLSEADARIFKAWAVARGRWPPSSRGGDPPPEAETAERAGWKTNFRCALRSTRRFVMLRDNSGDPADPHKVYALSRELCWREGPGTDQTEAEAPAAVPPPQGGPPGPFLAHTDAGLQAPGPLPAPAGDKGDLLLQAVQQSCLADHLLTASWGADPVPTKAPGEGQEGLPLTGACAGGEAAAPESPHQAEPYLSPSPSARTAVQEPSPGTLDVTIMYKGRTVLQKVVGHPSCTFLYGPPDPAVRATDPQQVAFPSPAELPDQKQLRYTEELLRHVAPGLHLELRGPQLWARRMGKCKVYWEVGGPPGSASPSTPACLLPRNCDTPIFDFRVFFGELVEFRARQRRGSPRYTIYLGFGQDLSAGRPKEKSLVLVKLEPWLCRVHLEGTQREGVSSLDSSSLSLCLSSTNSLYDDIECFLMELEQPA from the exons ATGGCCTTGGCTCCTGAGAG GGCAGCCCCACGCGTGCTGTTCGGAGAGTGGCTCCTTGGAGAGATCAGCAGCGGCTGCTATGAGGGGCTGCAGTGGCTGGACGAGGCCCGCACCTGTTTCCGCGTGCCCTGGAAGCACTTCGCGCGCAAAGACCTGAGCGAGGCCGACGCGCGCATCTTCAAG GCCTGGGCTGTGGCCCGCGGCAGGTGGCCGCCTAGCAGCAGGGGAGGTGACCCGCCCCCCGAGGCTGAGACTGCGGAGCGCGCCGGCTGGAAAACCAACTTCCGCTGCGCACTGCGCAGCACGCGTCGCTTCGTGATGCTGCGAGATAACTCGGGGGACCCGGCCGACCCGCACAAGGTGTACGCGCTCAGCCGGGAGCTGTGCTGGCGAG AAGGCCCAGGCACGGACCAGACTGAGGCAGAGGCCCCCGCAGCTGTCCCACCACCACAG GGTGGGCCCCCAGGGCCATTCCTGGCACACACAGATGCTGGACTCCAAGCCCCAGGCCCCCTCCCTGCCCCGGCTGGTGACAAGGGGGACCTCCTGCTCCAGGCAGTGCAACAGAGCTGCCTGGCGGACCATCTGCTGACAGCGTCATGGGGGGCAGATCCAGTCCCAACCAAGGCTCCTGGAGAGGGACAAGAAGGGCTTCCCCTGACTGGGGCCTGTGCTGGAG GCGAGGCCGCGGCCCCAGAGTCCCCGCACCAGGCAGAGCCGTACCTGTCACCCTCCCCAAGCGCCCGCACCGCGGTGCAAG AGCCCAGCCCAGGGACGCTGGACGTGACCATCATGTACAAGGGCCGCACGGTGCTGCAGAAGGTGGTGGGACACCCTAGCTGCACGTTCCTATACGGGCCCCCAGACCCAGCTGTCCGGGCCACAGACCCCCAGCAGGTAGCATTCCCCAGCCCTGCCGAGCTCCCGGACCAGAAGCAGCTGCGCTACACGGAGGAACTGCTGCGGCATGTGGCCCCTGGGTTGCACCTGGAGCTTCGGGGGCCACAGCTGTGGGCCCGGCGCATGGGCAAGTGCAAGGTGTACTGGGAGGTGGGCGGCCCCCCAGGCTCCGCCAGCCCCTCCACCCCAGCCTGCCTGCTGCCTCGGAACTGTGACACCCCCATCTTCGACTTCAGAGTCTTCTTCGGAG AGCTGGTGGAATTCCGGGCACGGCAGCGCCGTGGCTCCCCACGCTATACCATCTACCTGGGCTTCGGGCAGGACCTGTCAGctgggaggcccaaggagaagaGCCTGGTCCTGGTGAAG CTGGAACCCTGGCTGTGCCGAGTGCACCTAGAGGGCACGCAGCGTGAGGGTGTGTCTTCCCTGGATAgcagcagcctcagcctctgcctgTCCAGCACCAACAGCCTCTATGACGACATCGAGTGCTTCCTTATGGAGCTGGAGCAGCCCGCCTAG
- the IRF7 gene encoding interferon regulatory factor 7 isoform X2: MALAPERAAPRVLFGEWLLGEISSGCYEGLQWLDEARTCFRVPWKHFARKDLSEADARIFKAWAVARGRWPPSSRGGDPPPEAETAERAGWKTNFRCALRSTRRFVMLRDNSGDPADPHKVYALSRELCWREGPGTDQTEAEAPAAVPPPQGGPPGPFLAHTDAGLQAPGPLPAPAGDKGDLLLQAVQQSCLADHLLTASWGADPVPTKAPGEGQEGLPLTGACAGGPGLPAGELYGWAVETTPSPGPQPAALTTGEAAAPESPHQAEPYLSPSPSARTAVQEPSPGTLDVTIMYKGRTVLQKVVGHPSCTFLYGPPDPAVRATDPQQVAFPSPAELPDQKQLRYTEELLRHVAPGLHLELRGPQLWARRMGKCKVYWEVGGPPGSASPSTPACLLPRNCDTPIFDFRVFFGELVEFRARQRRGSPRYTIYLGFGQDLSAGRPKEKSLVLVKLEPWLCRVHLEGTQREGVSSLDSSSLSLCLSSTNSLYDDIECFLMELEQPA, from the exons ATGGCCTTGGCTCCTGAGAG GGCAGCCCCACGCGTGCTGTTCGGAGAGTGGCTCCTTGGAGAGATCAGCAGCGGCTGCTATGAGGGGCTGCAGTGGCTGGACGAGGCCCGCACCTGTTTCCGCGTGCCCTGGAAGCACTTCGCGCGCAAAGACCTGAGCGAGGCCGACGCGCGCATCTTCAAG GCCTGGGCTGTGGCCCGCGGCAGGTGGCCGCCTAGCAGCAGGGGAGGTGACCCGCCCCCCGAGGCTGAGACTGCGGAGCGCGCCGGCTGGAAAACCAACTTCCGCTGCGCACTGCGCAGCACGCGTCGCTTCGTGATGCTGCGAGATAACTCGGGGGACCCGGCCGACCCGCACAAGGTGTACGCGCTCAGCCGGGAGCTGTGCTGGCGAG AAGGCCCAGGCACGGACCAGACTGAGGCAGAGGCCCCCGCAGCTGTCCCACCACCACAG GGTGGGCCCCCAGGGCCATTCCTGGCACACACAGATGCTGGACTCCAAGCCCCAGGCCCCCTCCCTGCCCCGGCTGGTGACAAGGGGGACCTCCTGCTCCAGGCAGTGCAACAGAGCTGCCTGGCGGACCATCTGCTGACAGCGTCATGGGGGGCAGATCCAGTCCCAACCAAGGCTCCTGGAGAGGGACAAGAAGGGCTTCCCCTGACTGGGGCCTGTGCTGGAG GCCCAGGGCTCCCTGCTGGGGAGCTGTACGGGTGGGCAGTAGAGACGACCCCCAGCCCCGGGCCCCAGCCCGCGGCACTAACGACAG GCGAGGCCGCGGCCCCAGAGTCCCCGCACCAGGCAGAGCCGTACCTGTCACCCTCCCCAAGCGCCCGCACCGCGGTGCAAG AGCCCAGCCCAGGGACGCTGGACGTGACCATCATGTACAAGGGCCGCACGGTGCTGCAGAAGGTGGTGGGACACCCTAGCTGCACGTTCCTATACGGGCCCCCAGACCCAGCTGTCCGGGCCACAGACCCCCAGCAGGTAGCATTCCCCAGCCCTGCCGAGCTCCCGGACCAGAAGCAGCTGCGCTACACGGAGGAACTGCTGCGGCATGTGGCCCCTGGGTTGCACCTGGAGCTTCGGGGGCCACAGCTGTGGGCCCGGCGCATGGGCAAGTGCAAGGTGTACTGGGAGGTGGGCGGCCCCCCAGGCTCCGCCAGCCCCTCCACCCCAGCCTGCCTGCTGCCTCGGAACTGTGACACCCCCATCTTCGACTTCAGAGTCTTCTTCGGAG AGCTGGTGGAATTCCGGGCACGGCAGCGCCGTGGCTCCCCACGCTATACCATCTACCTGGGCTTCGGGCAGGACCTGTCAGctgggaggcccaaggagaagaGCCTGGTCCTGGTGAAG CTGGAACCCTGGCTGTGCCGAGTGCACCTAGAGGGCACGCAGCGTGAGGGTGTGTCTTCCCTGGATAgcagcagcctcagcctctgcctgTCCAGCACCAACAGCCTCTATGACGACATCGAGTGCTTCCTTATGGAGCTGGAGCAGCCCGCCTAG
- the IRF7 gene encoding interferon regulatory factor 7 isoform X1, protein MPVPERPAAGPDSPRPDTRRAAPRVLFGEWLLGEISSGCYEGLQWLDEARTCFRVPWKHFARKDLSEADARIFKAWAVARGRWPPSSRGGDPPPEAETAERAGWKTNFRCALRSTRRFVMLRDNSGDPADPHKVYALSRELCWREGPGTDQTEAEAPAAVPPPQGGPPGPFLAHTDAGLQAPGPLPAPAGDKGDLLLQAVQQSCLADHLLTASWGADPVPTKAPGEGQEGLPLTGACAGGPGLPAGELYGWAVETTPSPGPQPAALTTGEAAAPESPHQAEPYLSPSPSARTAVQEPSPGTLDVTIMYKGRTVLQKVVGHPSCTFLYGPPDPAVRATDPQQVAFPSPAELPDQKQLRYTEELLRHVAPGLHLELRGPQLWARRMGKCKVYWEVGGPPGSASPSTPACLLPRNCDTPIFDFRVFFGELVEFRARQRRGSPRYTIYLGFGQDLSAGRPKEKSLVLVKLEPWLCRVHLEGTQREGVSSLDSSSLSLCLSSTNSLYDDIECFLMELEQPA, encoded by the exons ATGCCAGTCCCCGAGCGCCCTGCAGCCGGCCCTGACTCTCCGCGGCCGGACACCCGCAGGGCAGCCCCACGCGTGCTGTTCGGAGAGTGGCTCCTTGGAGAGATCAGCAGCGGCTGCTATGAGGGGCTGCAGTGGCTGGACGAGGCCCGCACCTGTTTCCGCGTGCCCTGGAAGCACTTCGCGCGCAAAGACCTGAGCGAGGCCGACGCGCGCATCTTCAAG GCCTGGGCTGTGGCCCGCGGCAGGTGGCCGCCTAGCAGCAGGGGAGGTGACCCGCCCCCCGAGGCTGAGACTGCGGAGCGCGCCGGCTGGAAAACCAACTTCCGCTGCGCACTGCGCAGCACGCGTCGCTTCGTGATGCTGCGAGATAACTCGGGGGACCCGGCCGACCCGCACAAGGTGTACGCGCTCAGCCGGGAGCTGTGCTGGCGAG AAGGCCCAGGCACGGACCAGACTGAGGCAGAGGCCCCCGCAGCTGTCCCACCACCACAG GGTGGGCCCCCAGGGCCATTCCTGGCACACACAGATGCTGGACTCCAAGCCCCAGGCCCCCTCCCTGCCCCGGCTGGTGACAAGGGGGACCTCCTGCTCCAGGCAGTGCAACAGAGCTGCCTGGCGGACCATCTGCTGACAGCGTCATGGGGGGCAGATCCAGTCCCAACCAAGGCTCCTGGAGAGGGACAAGAAGGGCTTCCCCTGACTGGGGCCTGTGCTGGAG GCCCAGGGCTCCCTGCTGGGGAGCTGTACGGGTGGGCAGTAGAGACGACCCCCAGCCCCGGGCCCCAGCCCGCGGCACTAACGACAG GCGAGGCCGCGGCCCCAGAGTCCCCGCACCAGGCAGAGCCGTACCTGTCACCCTCCCCAAGCGCCCGCACCGCGGTGCAAG AGCCCAGCCCAGGGACGCTGGACGTGACCATCATGTACAAGGGCCGCACGGTGCTGCAGAAGGTGGTGGGACACCCTAGCTGCACGTTCCTATACGGGCCCCCAGACCCAGCTGTCCGGGCCACAGACCCCCAGCAGGTAGCATTCCCCAGCCCTGCCGAGCTCCCGGACCAGAAGCAGCTGCGCTACACGGAGGAACTGCTGCGGCATGTGGCCCCTGGGTTGCACCTGGAGCTTCGGGGGCCACAGCTGTGGGCCCGGCGCATGGGCAAGTGCAAGGTGTACTGGGAGGTGGGCGGCCCCCCAGGCTCCGCCAGCCCCTCCACCCCAGCCTGCCTGCTGCCTCGGAACTGTGACACCCCCATCTTCGACTTCAGAGTCTTCTTCGGAG AGCTGGTGGAATTCCGGGCACGGCAGCGCCGTGGCTCCCCACGCTATACCATCTACCTGGGCTTCGGGCAGGACCTGTCAGctgggaggcccaaggagaagaGCCTGGTCCTGGTGAAG CTGGAACCCTGGCTGTGCCGAGTGCACCTAGAGGGCACGCAGCGTGAGGGTGTGTCTTCCCTGGATAgcagcagcctcagcctctgcctgTCCAGCACCAACAGCCTCTATGACGACATCGAGTGCTTCCTTATGGAGCTGGAGCAGCCCGCCTAG